A stretch of DNA from Anopheles nili chromosome 2, idAnoNiliSN_F5_01, whole genome shotgun sequence:
GatgaagcgaaataaaaacaaatgcgtTACTGCTACTTCCGCCGTTGTTGCGTTGCGATCAGTTGACATTCCGTGCGAGGCGGTTCAGTTCCGTTGTAATTGCCACCCGTCTCATGTTTACTCCGTCTTTGGTTTTGGCGTAGATCCACCGGCCGGTTTCGAGTGACGCTTGAAGATAAGATAGTACCCGAGCAAGATCAACAGTACCACCGCGATCATATCGAGCCCGTACACCTGGTACGGTGCCATATCGCGCGTCGGTGATCGCAGATATCGTAGGCCCTTGCTGGCGATCACTTTCTCGATCCAGAAGATGGCCCGTTCAAGCGGTGCCTCGGGTTGTGTCCGGAACAGGTAAGACAGCTCTTTGGCACGTGCTCGGTAGCTACGTTGgacgtgtgagagagagagagagagagcgagtgaaattCATCAAACAACACCACGGAACGTGATATCGATATCGACAATGATTATCGTGCTGCCTACCTGCCGTTGTTCAGAATCATATCCATCGCTTCTTTTAGGCTGACCGCGTTAAGCTGAGTGGACGGAATGCCAACACCGATGCCGGCTTGCTCGATACGGCGCACGTTCGAGAATTGATCCGCAAAGAACGGCACCCCAATCACGGGCACTCCGTGCCAGGCGGCTTCCTGCAAACTTAACAACCCACCGTGACTGATCAGCAGCTTTGTGCGGGTGTTTGCAAGCACCGCGGATTGAGGCACCCAGGAAGTGATGAGTACGTTCGGTGGCATTATCTGCTTTTCGGCGTTCGCGTGCTTCCAGATGAATCCGTACTCGGGCGTGCTGGCAAACAGCTCCAACAGCTGACGGTTCACGTCCGGACCCAACATTTCACTCTGCACGTTCGTGCCAAAGCTAAACAAGATCACTCCTTTGCTGGCACGTGCGATAAATTGCTGCATCATCTGGGAATGGCGAATTCGAAAGGAGAAAGTTAGAGTTGAGTAAAAGCCACCGACTCGAGCACGCACTTACCGGTGGCATATCTTCCGCTCGCTTGATATGCAATCCGCCCACTTGCACGACGTTCGGTGGAAGCAGCTGATAGAAGTCGAGTGCTGGATCGCTGTTGACCAGCACCAGCTCCGAACGGCGTTCCAGCAGCTTCACGTGCGTCAGATTGGTTCCCGGAAAGACTCGTCTCATGCGCTGCTGTTCGGCAGGCATAAACACCTGCTGGCGGTACAGCATGTCGAAGCCCCAGTACACCGTGTTCTTGACCCGCTCGATAAAGTCCATCCGCGAACCGAAACTGGACGCCGGATGTGGCACGTACGTTGGGTAGAGTGGCACGTCAGCCAGGTACTGCGTATAGGACGGGATGTTGTACGGTGAAACGGACACCAGCGGTGGGTTGTTGAAGTACTCCAGGAAGCCCAACAGAAACTGGCCCATCGTGAAATCGTGGATGACCAGATCGAACCGGAACGTCCTCGGATACTCGAGCAACCGCTGGATGGCATTCTCCTCCTCGAGAATCCGGCTCGCGACGGTGTAGAACTGGTACACGTTCATGATGTTACCGAACGGGTTCTCGTAGGTGGAAAAATCCGACGACCCGTCCGAGAAGGCGGCCATCATCTTCTCGTTGAAACCTTCCATCACGAGAAACGTCTTGCCCGGCACGGACTGTTCCGTTTCGAACGATAGGATGGTCAGATTGTGCCCATTATCGTACAGCCGGTCGAATATCTGCCGGTTCCAGATATGGTGACTTTTCGACGGTGTAGACTGCAGGAACAGGATGTTCTCGGCACGCACGTTGTGGCACGTCACCAGCAGTGCCACCAGGGCGAACAACACCCAGTGCATTGTTATCGGTCGTGTGTCAAATTCACTCCACCACACGGATTCACGCGTTGACACCCGGAACACCCGGTCGTAAGGTTTGAGCCGTCACTCTTCACTCGTTCAACAGGCTTCTACCGTTGCTAATTGTGGGCCCTGTGGCGGTGGCTGTCATTAGTTCATCACACGCACACTGCCGCCTAAATTTGAGCTAAAAACCCGGTTAAACTCACGCAATCCACGAGAGAGCTTCCCCGACGGGTGAAATATCTTATCACGGCCCGTTTTGTCACGGCCAATTATCAGAGGCCCAATGTTGCCTTGGTGGCACTCGTAGAGAGCGATAAGCActcacaacacacacacacgttccgGGGCTTAAGCGCATTCGACAATGTCACTGCCGAAACTGCGACCCTTTCAGTTTGTGGTGGGTCGGATTGAACGATCGATTGAACGACCACCAGTTTCCAGTTGGTTGCGGTTGATCGACTCCATCGACACCAGCGAGAGAGTTCAATGCCGTCGGCTAAATCCGTAGGTGTGTTTCATCATGTTTGATTATTTCTCTGGCTAAAAATAGAACTTCCTTCCTCTcttccttcacacacacacaccggatgGAGCAAGATCATTGAATCGTGACCTATGTTGTGGAACGCACCCATCGCGATCGTGGCTCAATTTCCGCCCTATCATCACGTGCTTTGTTACGAACGACAAGCCTGGGGTGATAGTGAACCGGTATTATGTTGACAAACAACACCGATTAGCAGTTGACTCTCGAGGGCTGCCCACTGGCCACTGATGTTTGTTATTGCTTCCGAAGTAAACGATGAACGGTTccgttgtaaaaaaaaagtgtaggAATTGAATGAtcaatagcagcagcagcagcagcagaaaaaaaacaatccttcTCATTCGGCATCGCCCCATCTCACCTGTACGCATCATTTCGCGGACACGAAGGCTAATGAAATCTTTTTTCACGCTGATTGGAAGCCAAAATATTGGCACAAACTTGAAAACATCTAACGGAACGGTTCTTCGTGAATGAAGCCCTCCCCCACACTAACAAGTTAGGTACACAAACACTTCATACAAACTTGCGATCATCCGACCGTAGAAGCGCTGTTCCAGCTCCTACCAGACGCTATTTTGGTACGTATCGACATTGTGAAATTGGCTTATTAGCACCAGTCCTCGTGAGATGCGTACCAGGAAACTTGTCCTTCGTGAGACTTATTCTAGATGGGATTAAAACCCTTTGGCCGATGATTATTTACTCCTTTTCGTTTTGCGTCTCTTCATTGACGGTTGTTTGTGAGGCAACAGTTTCCAACAATTTCAAAGTTCATGTTCCTTGAACCAGCAAATGAGCGACAGGTGTTTCCAAACCGCTCTAGCAAACATAGCCATGATATGATGTACCATGGCAGTGATCTTTTGATAGCACACCCTTACTTTGCATTGTGAAAGACCTAAACATACGGTACATTGCATTTGCGGCCTGTTGGCAACAAGTAACACATTCACCCATTCGAGATGATCAGTTCTGTTTATCAATTGATTTATGTTCTAATTTCTATCAACATTTGCACAagattgatttttcctcacATTTTGCACAGGAAGCCAAACCGACCGTTCCTTCCCAGGTGCACGTTGTCGGTACGAGACTACCTTCTCGACTCTGCGTTGTAAACGCACCAGCCAGCATGCACTGGCTTCACTATTTATCCTGCAATATTTGCATCGTCGTCCTGTGTGCCTttgtgggtggatttttccccttttttctctatctctctctctctctctcatacacTCCACAAGCAAAGCCCTTCAGCTGGTTCAGCAAGAACCCGGCGCCTGTAAGGCGCACGGCCCTACCAGAACTTCCATTGTGCCGTGTCCTTATGGCATGTTGTTCGCTTGTCTGCACCCCCCACCAACCACCGAGAACACATACGCTCCAACACATCCCAAAGCAACGGGAACGTACGCAGCCACTAGTGCGCCCGTGTTTACTCATCCGTTcatcggttccggttccgctttCCGGAAGCAATACAAGGCGGAAGAATAGCCCCAGCCTGCACCCTTGGCATCGGATAAGGGCGGAGTGATGATACAAAGAGCCAGTAAAGTAATGTAAACAAGAAATCTGATGTAATTTATGGACGGGTTGTGCAGCCACGGCATCCAGCATCCAGCACCCCGGCGATGATTCACGCCGCTCCAGCTCGAGTACCTAGACGCTCGAGACGGTAGACGGTAGTTCGATGTTCGACCGGGCGGGACCCTGGCTGTAAGGTTGTTGCTGCTATAACGACCGACAATGGGAGTGTTCCGGTCGTCGTAAAGACACCCAAGAATGCCAACCAAACCAAGCCGCCTTGAGCTCACCCGAggttgatgatgttgatttATGCACATTGGACCCCGAAAACGGCGTCAGCATTATAGGAGCAGCCCGCCACTCGTGTCAGCGATCTGGCTGAGTTTTCCACGGGTTTTGAGGCGGGGAAATCGTCAACATCTAAATTGCACGCGACGCTGGCGAAAATTACGCAATAATCACATCAAGCTGCACCGATCGCGCAGTAGGCCTCGTGCAGCTCGTCTTTTTCGCTCGAATCACCCCGGCAACACGTAAATATTTGAcgattttccttctcattCAAATCACAATTTCAACCGTTGAGggggcacacacgcacacatacacacacacgcagctgTTGTAAGCGTGGAATTAATGCTGTTTTCCCGCACTCGCAGCATTTGTTTGCTCGGCCCCGGAGGGCGCCGGATAATGAACTCCCCTACATCATGCACGGTCAATATGCTCTAAATAACTAACTTCCCTCCCCAGTGAAGGCAGGCGGATGGCAACgagatgatggtggtgtgcgtCACCACCGCCTACTGCGCTTCTTGGGCAGTCCTTGAAGGTCGAGTctgggggtgcgtttttgtcGTGTTTCGATTCCCGCCCACGCCGGAAGCAAACTTTCTTGCATCCCACCTTCAACCGGGGGCGGTaggaaaaccacccaaacacacacacacccatacacccATACACATACGCttcgagaaaagaaaaaaaaggagcctaCATACATCCGCTTACACAGCGTACATTACAATGCGACCGGGCGCGCACCGATTCGCTTGGAATTGAACCGAAGGACCGAAAAGAAGGCGAGATTTTTCACCCAACAGCTTCCGAAAAGGGCCCTGAAGCATGCCGGGAAACGATTTGTGCAGTGAGCATGGTTGTATTTCACCCCGTAGAGTCGGGGAGCCAAGGCGTCCCATCACTCACACTCCTGCACCGGTCTTTCCGTTGCGCGAGGATTAATGGCGAACGGAAAGGCAAATGGTGACGGGTCTAGGAAGCGGAAGTGAATATGCTAATTTAAGtactcgctctctcactctctctcactcactcttccCGTTTTTCAGCCCTCATACCATGGCCGGGTGTCATGTCATGcgaagacacacacacgtacacacagcATGCACGCgattgtgtgtttatttgatgTGCCAAATCCTCCCGTCTGCGAGAAATGGCGCCGCCGGCTGCGGTTCAGAGATCGGCTTCAAACGGATCCCTACAATTGAAAGTCGCCCCGTGCTGCCGTGGAACGGGAGTCGAAAAATTCCCCGCCAAATGCTGGCCGGTCGCTGGGTGTACATTTAATTGCCGAGCCCACCCTGTGCCGTGTGGAAagaagaaaggacgaaaaacgcGACCGAAGGGCACGCCGCCATTCTTGCCTCAGCCGGGCCAGGGGTCGCTTGCACGGATCGAAAACCACCCACGGAAACTTTAACATTCAAAGTTCATAATTTGCATATGCGAGAGcgttataattttaattaaaatatttagtATAATTAGAAAATTTCCACATCGCAAGGACATCCTCCATCGTGCCGGGACTGCAGGCACGTTTTTGTGCGGTGATCGACCCGGTAAGGGCCGGTGTAACGGAGCAGAAGGTTCACCCTCACCCAGGTCGCGTGGCTCAATTGAATCCGCCCGTAAAACCGTCCAGTTTCCAATTCACCGGCGAGCCTTGTACCTTTTTCACAAGATGCCCAAAATGCCAGCCCCCCAATCGCTCCCTTGAAGGTGCGCCAGTAAAAACGTCACCCAGTGCAGTGAACCGAAAACAGATGCTGGGGGACACGTGAGTCTGGCTCAAGGGTTCCGGTGTAGCGTACAAATTGTTTACCAACCGCCGGGATCGAACCGACCCAGCCTAGTCGTAGCGAAGGACACGTGAAGCCGTCGGTTTTTATCGAACGTTAAACTGGCATGAAATCGTAATTAGAAAATTATTAAGTCAACCACCGGCGCGTGGTTGCGGGTGAGCGCCAGGATATAGCGCCAAGCAACGACACGGACAACCGGACCGGAACGCGCCCACAAAAGAGCGAGGAATTAAATCCCTCAAGGGCGCACCGAAAGGGCGCACATGTTTACGCCAACCGGCGTACGGATTGCCAATAAATGACATTAAATAAAACTCGATTAAATCGAAATCGCAATTGCCAGGACcagactgtgtgtgtgtatgtgtgtgtggtcctTCTGTTGCGCTCCTTCTCTCCAGCGCACATTAACGCTGGCGTTGGCCAGAATCGGCCGGAGTTCATCCTCGAATATTACTTTTTAATAAAGAATAATTTGCCCTCCAGCGCAGTGCAGCGAATATAAGCGCGAGCGTGCTGAAACACCGTCCAGGGTGCTTTGTAACATTCATTTCGACCTTAGcttcctgagggaaactttaCTGTGTGGCTTAGATCGAAATCATCAGCTAATTGTATTGTAATTTAACTGTGCACTTGGGCGCGAGAACCAGTCTGGAATTGGTGATTGGTGTATAAAAAAGATGCAATAATTTAGTTCGTTGTGCCGAGGATTGCCTTAAACCTGTGCTGCACTCTCCTTCACAAAGGTTTTCGCAAGGTTAAGCGTTATTTAAGTCAAAACTGATCAAACTTCTTGCACCGTATGTAA
This window harbors:
- the LOC128730778 gene encoding UDP-glycosyltransferase UGT5-like, producing the protein MHWVLFALVALLVTCHNVRAENILFLQSTPSKSHHIWNRQIFDRLYDNGHNLTILSFETEQSVPGKTFLVMEGFNEKMMAAFSDGSSDFSTYENPFGNIMNVYQFYTVASRILEEENAIQRLLEYPRTFRFDLVIHDFTMGQFLLGFLEYFNNPPLVSVSPYNIPSYTQYLADVPLYPTYVPHPASSFGSRMDFIERVKNTVYWGFDMLYRQQVFMPAEQQRMRRVFPGTNLTHVKLLERRSELVLVNSDPALDFYQLLPPNVVQVGGLHIKRAEDMPPMMQQFIARASKGVILFSFGTNVQSEMLGPDVNRQLLELFASTPEYGFIWKHANAEKQIMPPNVLITSWVPQSAVLANTRTKLLISHGGLLSLQEAAWHGVPVIGVPFFADQFSNVRRIEQAGIGVGIPSTQLNAVSLKEAMDMILNNGSYRARAKELSYLFRTQPEAPLERAIFWIEKVIASKGLRYLRSPTRDMAPYQVYGLDMIAVVLLILLGYYLIFKRHSKPAGGSTPKPKTE